The nucleotide window CAGACCATGGGGTTCCATGAGCCACGGGGCTTCTTGCTGGGAAGAGGCTGAAAGGGAAACCCTCAAGCCTGACATGTCTCTTTACTCCTTGCCTTTCTAATCTCAGGGCACAATCATGAAGGTCACCCCCATACCAGCTACTACCAGTACAGCCTCAGCATCCTGGCACTGTGTGTCCACCAGAAGCGGGTCCATGACAGCGTGGTGGGCAAGCTCCTGTATGCTATTGAACATGACCACCACATCCGCCAGGACCATCTTTCTGTGGGTGAGTGGATCTAGCCTAGCTTCCCGCTAACCCCAGGGAAGGCCTCTATGACCCACTGCTGTGCTCATCTTTCCTTGGAAATCTCCTCATCAGATGCCTTAGAAGTGAAATAGTGGGGCCTGAGAGCCAGCTTTGCAGCCTTGGATTCTGACCCCAGTTCCATCACATGTTCACTGCAGGTCATCCCCATCCTGTCATTCAAGCTTTTCCTATAAAAATGACCTcccagagccgggcggtggtggcacacgcctttaatcccagcactcaggaggcagaggcaggcagatctttgtgagttcgaggtcagtctggtctacagagtgagatccaggaaaggcgcaaagctacacagagaaaccttgtctcaaaaaacaaaaacaacaacaacaacaacaaaaaaccaaacaaaaaacaacccccccccccaaaaaaaaaagacctcccAGAAGCAGCTCAATAAAGCGTGCATTACAAACAGAGGTCTCAGCACACACTGGGTGCTCTTGGCACCATATAACCTGGGAATCCTGATACCTGGATTCTGATCTGATTCCTTGTTATGTGACCTTGAGCCACCACATCTATTTTTCATCATCATGATTCAAGGTCTCTGCTATGCCTGGGCTTCCTTGAGTGACTGAGTAGGACCTCTTTTAGGGAGGGTGTGATAGAGGATGAGGGGTGGTATTTGGTAGATGATTGCCCAGAGAGAAAAGGGCACCAGGGCCTCTGTCAGTAGCAGGATTGAACTGTCTCAAAGGCTCATAGAGAAACACAGTGGACACATTAAAATTACCTATAATGAGGAGAAGAACTTAAACATTCCCAGGCCCTGGCTGCTCCTCCTATTAATTCAATCAGACTGCCTGAAGGAAGATGAGGCAGCTGTTAGTGCCAAATTCTCTGAGGGGCAGGAGATGTAGCCCAGTGACCCAGCACCAGGCATGCCTGGGGCCCTAAATCCAATACCCAAAACTACAAAAACAATATGaattaattaatcaataaaataaagctCCTTCTGTGATCCCAATGTGCATCCTGGTTTGGGAGCAGGTGCTGTAGGATCCATCCCCTTGGGACTCTCTTCTTCAATCTATCCATCTGCTCTCAAGACACTCAGTGACCAACCAAAGCAGTTTGACTAGGCCTGAGAGGTTTCCTGGGGCTTAAAATGTTCAATGTTTCGACTGAGGAGTCCTAATTGGTACCCTAGGTGATCCTGAAACCCAAAACCTACCTAGCCTGGTCCCATCAAGCTATCTAGTTCATCCTAGGCCTTATCTCCCTAGACACAGAAGCCATGGCAGGCTTGGCCTTCATCTGTTTGGATCGGTTCATTTTTAACCCTGATCTGAGACCACGAATCACCATGGCCATTGAGACCATTCGAGAGAAGATCCTGAAGGCCCAGACCCCTGAGGGCAACTTTGGGAATGTCTACAGCACCCCACTGGCACTGCAGGTAGGAAAGAGACCCTGGAGCCATGACCTCTCAACAAGTCAATGGAGGGAGGGTTGGTGAGAGGCTGGAAGACCTGGCTCCTCCCCAGTGGTTGACCTGcaacctccttctcttccccacaGTTTCTGATGACCTCCCCTGCGTCTGGGGTAGGACTGGGCACAGCATGCCTCAAGGCAAGGGCAGCTCTGCAGGCCAGCATACAGGGTGGGGCCTTCCAGAATCCTCTGATGATCTCCCAGCTGCTACCAGTCCTGAACCACAAGAGCTACCTGGATCTTATCTTTCCAGACTGCCAGGCACCCAGAGGTAGCTGagccctttctgtttcctgagtaaTCTGCTATCTGTGGGTCCCAGTGATGCTTTGCTGAGCCAACATGAGTGTATGGGTCTGCATAGGACATGGCAGCTAAAATGAGGCCACAGTCTCTTGATGCTCATGGTGTGGAGACAGATAGCAAATAAACACTCCAAGTGCTACCCACTGTGTGATACCCACCACGGAAATgtttgagggaagggatggagaagTGTATTAGCCAAGATTCTCTAAAGGAGCAAAATTTATAGAATGATTTCTTAAATTGACATACACCATATGGTCCAGTTAGTCCAACAGTGGCTATCTCATTCTGGAGAGGATGGGAATCCCAGAGTGTCTcaatccatgaggctggatgtctcagcagttccaGCATGGTGCCGAAGGCCTGAAGGATTCTGGAGAGCCGCTGGTTATCCATCTGCATTGGAAGTCTGAAGAAGCAAGTTCTAGAATCAGCAAAGGAATGCTGTAGTGACAGGATAGATGAGCTTGACAGTAGGAGTGAGAGGAAGCAACCTGAAAGCTACTCCCTTCGTCTCCCTCACCTGGGTTGCCAGCAGAAGGTGCCGCCCCCATTTACAGAGGGTCTTCCCTGTTATGAATAATCCGATCAGGAAAACTCTGCCCAAGGAATACTCACAGACTTGCATTTTAGTTGATTCTAGATCCAGTCAGGTTGACTACTTGATGGATCATCACAGGTGCGTGAATGAATGAGTAGAGAGAGACACGTTTGGTTAATTTTGAATACCTAAGGAGCCTTAATTCCCAGCGCTGAATCCTTTGGGCACCACTCTGGTGAAGAACTTGAAGTAGTGAGTGGGATCTGCcagagaggtgggaggagagggcaaATCAGTGGAGAAGGCAAAagcaaactcacagaaaccaaTACTATAATGCAGGGTGGGGGGCATCATCTTGGAAAAGCGTGGGTCTGGGAGAGTGAGCAGAAGGAGGAGATAAATGCATAAGAAGAAGATGAGTCCAGGAGAGATAACCAGGAAGTGACGTGAACAAATGTAGCATCCTCTGAGGTGCAGTGTAGCAGGTGGGTGGGAGGCAAGAAGCAAAGACACCAGCAAGGGCCTCAAACTTGGGCTGTGGGAGGCTGTGGAGGCTGAGGGCCAAGGGGGCTGGGATAAGAGCCGGGTCTCAACTGGGCAGGTGTTCATGGCATTGACTGAGCTACTATGGGGGAAGAAAACTCATATCCAGGCTCCCCATCCTCATGACAGatgctttccctctttccctggcATAGTCATGTTGGAACCAGCTGTCGAGGGCCCTACACCAGTCCATATCCCAGAGGTCATCAGTGTCACGCTGAAGGTCTCCAGTGTCCTGCCAGCATACGAAAAAACAGTTTTAATCCTTGCTGGGTCCTCCTTGGAAGATGTCCTGAGGATGGCTCAAAACACAGGAGGATTCACGTGAGACCCCCATTCCATTACTGGCCTTCACCCCCTCAGACCTCCGTGTTTGAAATGGTATCATGGGAAGGATGGGGAGCAGACGTGTTTCTTGAGAGACATTCTGGCTCaatttctgcttctgcctttttttaaaaaagatttatttattatgtatacggtgttctgtctgcatgcatgcctacaggccagaagagggtgccagatctcattagttgtggttgtgagccaccatgtggttgctgggaattgaactcaggacctccggaagagcagccagtgctcttaaccgctgagtcatctctccagcccccaaaatgatttattattctttttgttttgtttttttttgttgttgttgtttgtttttcgagacagggtttctctggagccttgtctgtcctggaactcactctgtagaccaggcaggcctccaactcacagagatccacctgcctctgcttcctgagcgctgggattaaaggcgtgcaccaccatttttAACCTGCTTCTACCTTTTGTACTGCTTTCTGGTCTGTGTTTTGGACCTGTGGTGTTTAGCCTGTGGTGGAAGCTATGGACCACCACTGTCATCAAGAGACCCAGCCTGGGAACTCCAGTTCTTCTACCCCCACCTCTGCCCCAGCTAGTGAGCCTGGAAAGTTATTCAGTGAGGGCATGAGACAGCCCCTCTCCTCACAGGGCCAGTGTGAGGAGCCCACGGTCATTGGTGGGCATGCTTTGTGTAGGTCTAATGCCTGGCATGCACTGAGTACTCCAGGAAGATTAATAGTATCAAATCACCTAGATGAACTCTTGCCATTAATAACCCTGAGAAGGTAGGCAACACGCTTTTGTCCCTTGAGATTTGATGAGCCTGGGAATGAGCATATCTTAATTGCTGCTCCTTCCTGGGCCCTGGCCATACCTGGAGGTGGACATGACTCACCAGGGGAACTCTGGCTCACAGAAATTGAGTTCTGccagcctgctctctctctcctggattcTTGCCTCATCTTGAGGAATCCCTACTTAtccctactttctttcttttttttttttttttttggtttttcaagacagggtttctctgtgtagttttggtgcctgtcctggatctcactttgtagaccaggctggcctagaactcatagagatccgcctggctctgcctcccgagtgctgggattaaaggcgtgcaccatcaccgcacGGCAGGAATACCTACTTTCTGGTCCCTGCAAGAGTTCCAGGGAGGGCTGACAGTGAGGACTATTTGGCCATTTGGGCCAGGAACTCTCAGACCAGAGCTGTGTAAATACCactgccatttatttatttgtttgtttgtttggttggttggttggtttttcaagacagggtttctctgtgtagccctgattgtcttgggactcactctgtagaccaggttggcctcagactcagagatctacttgcctctgcctcctgagttctgggattaaaggcatgtacctgaCAATACTACTGTCTTTAAGGGACCAAAATGGCCCACCTTCCCAGGCTGAGTGGCATATCCCGCCCACATCCCCAGGGAGGATTGAATCTAGAACCTTCAACCTGAGAaacaagagctctaccactgaaccaccacagttttgcttttcatttggaAACAAGGTCTGGACTAGTCACAAATCTTATTGCTATGACAAAGACCTTACAGAGCAAAGTGAGAAGGGAAGGGCTGGTTTGCGCTCAGAGTTCTGGGGGAAATGGTTCATGATGGTGGGAAGGTGTGGCGGCAGGAGAAGCTGCCCACTCCTGGTCACAGTCAGGAAAGCACAGTGGTGAAGGCTGCTGTTCTCAGTCTGATCTCCTTTCTGTTCAGTGCAGGA belongs to Onychomys torridus chromosome 10, mOncTor1.1, whole genome shotgun sequence and includes:
- the Tcn2 gene encoding transcobalamin-2, giving the protein MEPLKALLLLSGVLGALAELCVIPQMDNQLVEKLGQHLLPWMDQISPEQLNPSIYVGLRLSSLQAGTKEDLYLHSLKLGYQQCLLGSALSDDNSDCQAKVSEGHLALYLLALRANCEFIGSRKGDRLVSKLKWFLEDEKKAIGHNHEGHPHTSYYQYSLSILALCVHQKRVHDSVVGKLLYAIEHDHHIRQDHLSVDTEAMAGLAFICLDRFIFNPDLRPRITMAIETIREKILKAQTPEGNFGNVYSTPLALQFLMTSPASGVGLGTACLKARAALQASIQGGAFQNPLMISQLLPVLNHKSYLDLIFPDCQAPRVMLEPAVEGPTPVHIPEVISVTLKVSSVLPAYEKTVLILAGSSLEDVLRMAQNTGGFTYETQPSLSGPYLTSVLGKEVGDREFWQLLQDPDTPLLQGIADYRPQDGETIELRLVSW